The Candidatus Oleimmundimicrobium sp. genome has a window encoding:
- a CDS encoding heme exporter protein CcmB: MSYLRHILTLVQKDIIAELRTKEMLNSMLIFALLTMVMFNFAFGSGSAMRAVSSGLLWVAFLFAAILGLNRIFVHEKDENCFDGLMLCPIDRSAIYFGKVISSFIFLFLVEIIALPIFTIFFIQESFLSHLWLLIIILILSDVGVSAVGTLLSAISINTKARDLMLPVLFLPVIVPILVAAVKSTELVLMFSSIDAQQFWIDIIVWLRMLAIYDIIFALVGFLTFEYVIEE; this comes from the coding sequence ATGAGCTACTTGAGGCACATATTGACGCTGGTCCAAAAAGATATAATTGCCGAGCTTAGAACCAAAGAGATGCTTAATTCGATGTTAATCTTTGCTTTGCTTACCATGGTTATGTTCAACTTTGCTTTCGGAAGCGGCTCTGCAATGAGAGCTGTTTCTTCGGGTCTTCTTTGGGTTGCCTTCTTGTTCGCGGCTATTTTGGGCTTAAATCGAATTTTTGTTCACGAGAAGGATGAAAATTGTTTTGATGGGCTGATGCTCTGCCCTATAGACCGTTCGGCAATTTATTTTGGCAAGGTTATATCCAGTTTCATTTTTCTTTTTTTGGTTGAGATAATAGCGCTTCCTATTTTTACGATATTTTTTATACAAGAAAGCTTTCTTTCTCATTTGTGGCTTTTAATCATTATTTTAATCTTAAGTGACGTGGGGGTATCGGCAGTTGGAACGCTTCTATCCGCTATCTCAATCAATACAAAAGCCAGAGACCTTATGTTGCCGGTGCTCTTCTTACCTGTAATTGTACCGATATTGGTGGCGGCAGTGAAGTCAACCGAGTTGGTCTTAATGTTTTCTTCAATTGATGCTCAGCAGTTTTGGATAGATATTATCGTATGGCTGAGAATGCTTGCTATTTATGATATTATTTTTGCATTGGTTGGTTTTCTAACCTTTGAATATGTTATAGAGGAGTGA
- the ccsA gene encoding cytochrome c biogenesis protein CcsA, with protein MKNKIVRGFLGMASFIGIFISLYMAFFYAPLDKNLGVVQKIFYIHFPVAIVPYFAFLVVFICSIIYLKTRDRKWDKIAYASAEIGLVIDTALLVTGTIFVKPTWGVWWVWEPRLTTSLIMWLLYAGYLMLYYSVDDIERKSRLTAVFGIVAFISVPISFMSIRWWRSAHPLMLAPKNIALDTPMWITTLVFLASMTLFYLYLLGQRIRMINLQEEIQDLKDEIGG; from the coding sequence TTGAAAAATAAGATTGTCAGGGGATTTCTGGGGATGGCCTCATTTATTGGAATTTTTATATCTCTTTATATGGCCTTTTTTTATGCTCCTCTCGACAAGAACCTTGGAGTCGTTCAAAAGATATTTTATATCCATTTTCCGGTTGCAATTGTTCCTTATTTTGCTTTCTTGGTGGTCTTTATCTGCAGTATTATTTATCTAAAGACCAGAGATAGAAAGTGGGACAAGATTGCCTATGCTTCGGCGGAGATAGGGCTGGTTATTGATACGGCGCTTTTGGTAACGGGCACCATTTTTGTTAAACCTACTTGGGGAGTTTGGTGGGTTTGGGAGCCGAGGCTTACCACTTCATTAATTATGTGGTTGCTTTACGCCGGTTACCTTATGCTTTACTACTCGGTTGATGATATTGAACGTAAATCTCGCCTTACCGCGGTATTTGGTATAGTTGCTTTTATAAGCGTTCCCATCTCATTTATGTCAATTAGGTGGTGGAGGAGCGCTCATCCGTTAATGCTGGCGCCTAAAAATATCGCGCTTGATACTCCAATGTGGATAACAACCTTAGTTTTTTTGGCGTCTATGACGCTTTTTTATCTATACCTTTTAGGACAGAGGATAAGAATGATTAACTTACAAGAAGAAATTCAAGATTTAAAAGATGAGATTGGAGGTTAG